Proteins from one Telopea speciosissima isolate NSW1024214 ecotype Mountain lineage chromosome 1, Tspe_v1, whole genome shotgun sequence genomic window:
- the LOC122650284 gene encoding uncharacterized protein LOC122650284 yields the protein MRAELSRGFKPPSFEAYDEKTDPNDHISYFNVMMMIYGGSDIVSCRSFPTSLKGPATLWFAKLKPNSIKSFTELARAFVRRFQSSVKQKNTAANLVKVKQRLDESIRDYITHFNGEALEIKDLDDGMTFNALHNGVTNHDLVKSLALEPVSTMAQLLDRCYQYTNIFDIMKAQRTADPKAAEKKRTSEKEEKKVSKKSKSDRYSDKDQSPDYTPLNTTRMKILMEVHDRDLL from the coding sequence ATGAGGGCTGAGCTCTCCCGAGGCTTCAAACCACCTTCCTTTGAGGCTTATGACGAGAAGACCGACCCCAATGACCATATTAGTTACTTCaatgtgatgatgatgatatatggCGGGTCTGACATCGTGTCATGTCGCTCTTTCCCAACCTCCCTGAAGGGACCGGCAACGCTCTGGTTCGCCAAGCTAAAGCCCAACTCCATAAAAAGCTTCACGGAGCTGGCCAGAGCATTCGTGAGGCGCTTCCAAAGCAGTGTTAAGCAAAAGAATACGGCCGCAAACTTGGTAAAAGTGAAGCAGCGACTCGATGAGTCCATACGGGACTATATCACTCACTTTAATGGAGAAGCTCTAGAGATAAAAGACCTAGATGACGGCATGACATTCAACGCCCTGCACAACGGAGTCACTAACCATGATCTGGTGAAATCACTCGCCCTCGAACCAGTCTCTACCATGGCACAACTGCTTGATCGGTGTTATCAATACACCAACATATTTGACATCATGAAGGCGCAAAGAACAGCCGACCCCAAAGCAGCAGAGAAAAAGAGGACGAgcgagaaagaagaaaagaaagttaGTAAGAAGTCGAAGTCAGATCGGTACTCAGACAAAGACCAAAGCCCAGACTACACGCCCTTGAACACCACCAGAATGAAGATCCTGATGGAGGTCCATGATCGGGACCTGCTATAG